ATACTGAACTGAGGGAAAACATGACCATAATAAACACACTGATATTTACAAGTATATTGATTAGGCATCTACAAATTTTCTCAAATTTATTTGCACAGAGTTTAAATCACGTAATAAtgatgtatgtgtatttgcaaaaataaataactgaaatgttaaagtacatgtttgcatttttagaaaaaatatattgtcagAATAAAGAAGTGGGTAAACAGTAGCTCTAAAAAGCTGGAAACAGacagtagtgtggcatagtgataaagagcagggctcataaccaaaagcttgctgcttcaattccccactggggcagtactactgtacccttgagcaaggtattgAATTGTgtctgtaaatacccagctgtatgaatggataacatgtaaaacttgtaacctgtgtaggtcactctggataagagtgtctcctaaataacagtaatgtaatgtaaacaaaatcTAAGTGAGgcacagaggggaaagaggTAAACTGATAATGCCCAAATCAGTACCTTACAAGACATTGTGTCTCCCCACCCacgcccctctccctcttgtgAGACTGAGTGCAAGCCATTTATAGACCGTCCTTGTCATGTCACTATCAGGTTTCTCAGTGGCTCTCGAGGAATGTGATGTAAGCCTCGCATGTGGAATCAAGAGTGTGTGGAATTTCCTCTTTGGACTCCTTGACTGTTTCAGCTCTCATGTCACTGCTGGTAGAGGCACCCTTGCTTGTGAACCGTCAACCTCATACGCTTAGTGTAGAGTGTCAACACACGGTTACTGAAGCCATCTTTCCACCCCGTGACGCCAGGGCCGCCTCGTCGTTCGGCTCCTTTCTTTGGAGTGGCGGCACATTCTATTTTTATCTTCCAGGCGGCTGCAAACGCCCCCGTGGATGGTGTGAATGGAAAATATTATAGTGTTGCGCAACGCACCAGCTGTCTACACATACAGGGAATACCTGAGCTGCTGCCAAAATCCCGCCCCCTGCTGCCCATTTGACAGCTTATGATTGAGGATACACTTCATTCATAAACGCCGCATTGGAGGTGATAATGTCACACAAGTCAGACATTAAGAACATTACGAACAACAGTAGCaatcatttttataatgttgGCAAAATTCTAATCTTAATACacctattttaaaataaatacccAATGGCTGAGAACATCTCCTTAAAATATTTTCCCCTGTGGTTCTAATTTAGTGATCTCCCACAGTGTGGAGTTGGTAGGaattatgtgttcatttcatatTGTGGCATTTCAATCGATCACACCTCCGCAGATGTTATTTGAAAGATTCATtttgtggtttcattttgtGGAGCTGTCTTAAGAGCAGCTCAATGAAGGGACATTTCTTTGAGATGAGCGAGTCTCTCACATTACATTCCTTTTCCTGGCATTCCACCCTAGACTAGACCTTCAGAGAGGAGAATCCTGCTGTGCCAACATTCAGGAATGTGAGGTTCTGACTCCGGTGGGCCTGCTTCGGTTTAGAAAAGAACTCTACCCATTTGTCTTCAGCTACTTTTGTTGCAAAATCACTTCTGTGAGGCTGATAGCTTCTACGCTCCTAGACACATTATCATTTCAGTGTATCGCTGCCAGATTATCTTTTCTACTTTCATCTCCCCAAACAATGAAAGGCATCCAGTTTCCCTTTCACTTGATCTCATTTCCCTTGCTAGCTTTACCAGTTTGCCTGTTTGGTTTTattccacacaaacaaaaaaatcctcctCTTGTACCAGCAAATGTAGGTATTGACTCTTGTAATTCCCTGTTGAGTTCCAACTGTGTACTGATGGCACAACTAAGGTGGAATGATCAGCCACCTGCCTGGAGACTTACATGGTTATTGCACATTGCTTGcttatatttgaaatgaatgcttttcCCTAAATGTTACGCTAAACGTGCTATATGTGTTAACATGAGTTTGCAGACTGAAATTTGGTAACGGTCTTCTCTTCTTACAGTATGACCCATTGCAGCATAGCTGATATACCACACATGGCGTCTGGCTCCACCTTAAGCATCAAGTTCTTAAATTTAACACGGCCACTGCTGGGCAGGTGATACACAGAGTCATTGGAAAACTACCTAAACAAACACACTATCATGATACAATATTAACAAACATATCACTAATTGCTAACAGCCCAAGTTCATGGTCTGTGACTCATCCAGCTTGCAAGATGGGAGCACCTCCTCCCGGTGTCTAATTACAGCAGCTGGCCCAGACTCTGGTTCAGCTCAGACTCCAGGCCTTCCAGGATCTCCTGGGTTCACATAGGACAGGCAGCAGAAATCAAGCTGTCTGCTGCTCCCTGATGTTATTTGAAAAAGGATATGGGAAAGCACCCTTTTTAATTTGGCACACTATAGTCATGttggggaggcagtgtggcatactggtaaggaacaggacttgtaaccaaaaggttgtcgTTTGATTcgctgctggggcactgctgttttacccttatGCAAGatacttatcccagaattgcctcagtaaatacccagctgtataaatgggtaaaactgcaacctatgtaagtcactctggataagagcatctgctaaatgacaaaaatgtaatgtaatactgtttAAAATCAAAGCTACAGACATTTACTTATCAGAAGACCCTCCACAAAACCCTCTCTGCCCCCAGAAAAGTAAAGGCTAACAGCTCCAGCCCTACTCCCAGCCATTCCAAATTTAGTAGTTAagtatttatgaaatataacatatttaCCCTGTAAGTGCGGCTAACAGTTATGATGGATAtcataaaaagaaaaggatAGAAAGGTAAATTCTAACAGATGAATGACAGGGTAATTATTTAGTCTGCTTTAGTGCACAATTCACTCTGCATGTTTTTGAATGGAAAAGTCTTATTGGACAGCACAGGGGAGGTATTGGCTTTGCtttgcaggctgctggatgACCCTTCTGCAATGGTATCTAATagtggaggaaaaacaaacacaagtgattttttttggatGACTCATGAGTGACTGATGCTTTCTGGTAGATACACAAAGAGGTATTTCACAGACCCTGATCATCACTGATTTGAAACAGCACCAACAGGCGACCTTGTCTGACAATGGGTCTTTAAGCCCAGCTCAGGGCTCATCGTGACCTCAAGTGGCCCAGAGTCCTTTTTAACAGTGCATGCTGTTACATTGTGTACCTCTGTGCTGGGCTGCAGGGCTGCTCTCCTGGCATGTACGCGCTGGACCGGTCTCCCTTCCTCTTGGGGACCTGCAGGCTCTGCACTGACGACGCCTTCCGCAGCTGCGCAAATGGAGACCCCTGGtggtgaataaaaatgacaatgcagAAATCAGACCTCAGGTCGTTCCCAAATGTTCCAGCTCCCCCAACCTAAAGATCAAATGCAATTTCTTCATCTTCCATAATGGAGAGGCAACCTAATATGTGGTGCTtggtttttcactttttaaaccACTTTAGGAGTCGCTAATTATGCATTTAAGCTTGACACCATCAGAACCACTGAAACCACTCATGAGAGCAGGGCTAGGTGTGTGCACTCCTCCAATTCatacacaccctcactgtgacTATTTTCtacactacaaatcccacagtgccAAAGGAGGCAAATGCTGTCAGAGGTTAAGCACATCCTCCTGACCCTATATGAGCGCTCCGTAGGTGGGTCCCAGGGTGCCCAGAGATGAGCCACTTGGCTCACCTAATCACCCCTATCCCCAATGGAACAAAGGAAGCTTTTTTCCAACAATGTGGGCTCCCGGACACAGTACCCACTGAACCCGGCATTTGAAACAAGTGCTGTTACTGTCTGCCCAGTAACCTAATATGTATTtcaacaaagaacaaaacacttttAATACATGTCAAAGTGAATAATCTATTCCTGATGCCTGGCAGCAGCATGCCAAGGACAATCCATAATTCTCTTGCATTCAGTCTCATAGGAAGAATGGAGGCTGCCAGTATGTATATACTACTGCTGCAGTAGTGCTGATCTCACCACAGTCTACTTTGTGTTCCAGTTTCCTCTGTTCCGTACCTCACATTTGCTTTGCTTGGACCCTGTTTACTTAATATCCTTCTGTCTAGCAATAAAAcctcaacatttttttaacaatataacAAGTGCTTTGAATTTCCTCAGCTATTTATGTttgcaaatacatacacatcaaTATTATATGATGTACACCCCATAAGTATACAGTAgtagtcaaaagtttggatgtACCTACTCATATAAAGGTTTTCTTTACATtcactatttttcacattttagaattgtagtaaagacatcaaaccTATGACATAACACAAAATTATGCCATAactaaaaagtgttaaacaaatcaaaactgtcatattttagattcttcaaagcagccaaaaaaaatattttaaaattaaaaatttttggaaagaaattcatacatgggcatcaacttcaccatttatgtttattatatATTCTAAGAAaacaatttcaagcatttaaacatttaaacaagatctttagatcaaaatgcctttgGATACAAATTtcctattatcttaatcaggtgtgtctttttgactggtactgcacaTCTGGGAAAATATTTGCCGAATCAATATAAGGAATAAGtaaactgcacatttttggaGGTTGTTACCATGCGTAGTGACTGCAGCGAAGGGGCCTTCTTCAGCTGGCCACAGTGCCGGTGTGTGGGGCTGGGGGAGGCTGAGCCATGCTTGGGGGAGAAGCTGAGCTGCTCCATGCTGCTGGAGCGGCCTTGGGTCTGCTTTCCCACGCTGTTGAGTCCGATGGCAGAGAAGAAGCGGCGCAGTGACAGCTTAGGCCTGCCCTCCCGCTGGTCTATGCCCTCAAACACCACTCTTTTGTGAGATTCCGGGCCACTGGGCAAGGGAACACAGCACAAGTCCAGGATATAGAATGAAGCATGCACTTGCAGTTTACGGCCAGCTGAGGGCAGTGTTGAGTTAGAATTGGAAGTACGCGGGAGTGGCAGGGAGTCTGTGCTGGTGTCTTGGGAAAATACTTTTGTTTAATAGCAGCGTGTTGATTTCCAAACCACCACTGTTAGGCATCCTGCTTCTCAGAAACCACAGAATGAAATCAGAAATATTTCTGGTGAGCCAGCAAATGGATATTGACCTTGATTGATCTGAAAACCATGGGGAAAAACGGGGtggggcttgaatagtgttatcCTCACAGTCAttggtgtgggagtgttgttagcctggtctggaACTAtttctcattcaacttgaatggatacacttctgttctgttgtgctggaagttgctctggataagagcgtctgctaaatgaatgtaatgtaatgtaatgacagatCCAGTCTGCTGTATATTAGGGCTAGAAAACACTGCAAAGCGAATAACCAACCTACTACAaggtttttcatttgttataaTTCCCTGTTGAGACTCGTCTTCATTACTGCTGCTGGTACGAGTGATTTGGCCAGTGAGCGAGAGGTGCAGTGTGGGTACTCACTGTCCGGGCTCAGGGCTGTCCTCCCTCAGGTGCTCAGCCCTCAGAGGACCCCTGATTCGGCCGTCACCCACGCAGCGAGGGGCAGGGACCGAGCACGCGCTGACCGGGTCATGGCACAGCTCTCCGTTGACCTGGTGGTACTGACCCAcagctgaggagaggggaggagacagaTAAATGCTTGAGAGTTTGCGGCTTAACAACGTTCTACCTGCGGATACAAATTAAGCTTATGTAAGTgtgaaagaaaaggggaaagtgaggtgtgtgcgtgtgtgtctgtatgtgtttgtgtgtgtgtgtgtgtgagagagagagcaagagagaaagcaCATACAGTTTAATCTGTTTATCtatttgtaagaaaaaaaaaaacactcaagtGATTGTGTCTGTTCTTTGTTTGTGCCTTGTTTATGCtagagatggagggaggagaaTGGTACGCCGGGAGCCACCAGAGGATTCACAGCCCTAATTAACCAGAAAGTCCCAATGAAATCATCAGGCCTCTCTGGGCTCGTCACAACGGCGACTGAGAGGATCTGCTGACAGACACTTCTCTCGTGAGCGTGACCACGTCATGCCACCcccacagagacagtgacagagctgaCACCTCACTGACTCATTCAGCCTGTCCCACCGCTGCTGCCTCCAGCTAAAGCACAAACCCATTCACTGCCTTTCATCTGTGCTGAGCCTGCTCCGGTCCAATAACGCTTACACGCAACAGGCATGGTTCGAGGGCACCGACAACCAGATACACATGGTACAAACTACACTCCAACATAACATCTTTGCTTCACCGCAGATGGGTGTAAATTTCTGTTTCTGATACTGCAAAAGAACTTCACTGCCAGCAATGTgatcaaattttaatttgtattcatGGATTCCAACACCCAGTACAAGGACACAAGAGGAGAGTGAAACCCTGTGTCTGATCTCTAACGTTACAAGAGAAACCTCAGAGTTCAACACGACTATTTTGGTCTTCACCGCTTCAGTAACTCCACACTTTCAGCTTAGTGGAATTACTCTTGAAAAAGGATTAAATCAGGAGATTCACAACTCTAACCCCAGTGGTCAACAGGTCAAAGCTGGCCAACCTTCGCATTAAAAACTGCAGTCCCAAGCCTTCCAGctacaggtgagagaggaggtaAATAAGACAGAGAACACATAAGGTCTCTGGTCTGATTTGGTACCACAAAGCCTCTAGTGTAGATCTCCCTAAAACTCCAGATTCAAAGCATGTCTGAGAGAACATCGGTGCAAATGGACATTTCATGCTCTTTCTCTGTAAAGATCATTTTGGAAGTTATTACTGACGTAGTTATGTCAGCATAATTCAACATAATATTATGcttaattacatattatattgaatgacatattattatataacatCATTGTACATTATATAGAATTATACATTGAATTATACTGACGTAATTATGTCATTATAattcaatataatataattcagTGAAGGTGAGGTGATTGTGTGCGTTGTGCAGAGCtggtgtgcacatgcatgtgtctgttctTGCAGACCTGGCTCCGTGGATGCAGCGTCCCAGGGGTCCCCGGCTGCGTGGTCAACCGCTCGGGCCGCAGAGTACTTGAGGGAGGAGGGCCTGATGCATGGGGCGGGGCAAATGCCGGTGGACAGCCCCGGGGGGCAGGGCTTCATCAGGGAGGGGCTGTCCTCGTTGTAGCTCAGAACGGCgcacagctgctcctccaggcaCTGCCGCAGGGCGTCTGAGTCGCCGGGCGGCTCCAGAGCCCCGCCGCTGGGCTCCAGGATGCACGGGTCCTCCAGGGTGTCCAGGTGTATGAGGCGGTACTGCGGGGAGGGCATCAGCTTCACCACCCGCTGGCCGCTGGGCCGGTTCTTGGACCCGGACTTCAGAGCAGATTTCTTGGGCAGAGGGTTGGAGGAACCGGGGGGAGCGTCCTTGATTTGGCGATGGCTTGAAGGTTCGACTAGAGGGGGTGCCGGAGTTCCGTCTCTGGGTGGGGAAGTTGGCCGGTGGCCCGACTGTTCTGTGGCGTAAGGGTTGGGCGGCAGAACCTCTCCCCCCTGAGACGAGCCCAGCTCCGCCCCGTTAGGCTCCGGCCTGCAGTGTGAAGTCTCTTGTAGCGATGACACACCATGGTAACCACTGCCTGCCACTGTCCGTGCGTATGGACTAAGCCCCACCTCTTGCCTCCCATCCCCCTTCCTACTCTTCCTTTTTAGCTTCCCTAAAGTCGATGCTCTCTCACCTGAACTACTGTTCTCCGTTTCCCCAGCCAAGCCACAATGAGCTACACTGGAGTCTAGGTCTTCAGCAGGAACGACCTCCCCAATGTAGGTCTCCTTGATTCTTTCTGTGCGCACTGTGCGGCTGGGATGGGCGGGggtgacccagcagggaatcagcTTCCCTTGAGACTCCCAGTCGGCCGAAGCCGTCTGAGGGGCCTGACAGTTTGCGTTGGAGTTGAGGTGGGGGGCGTTGCCGCCCTCCAGGAAAGTCCCACAGGAGTTGCACTTCCTGCTTACCGCTTCTTGTCCTGTGGCCTTGTGGCTCCCGCCGTTAGCCACGCTGCATTCCTGGGTCCTTCTGGTCTTCTTGCTCCACTGGGGGGCCCCATCCGGAGCGCGTCCTGCCTCCCCCACCGTGCCCGCCGCGCCCGTCTCGCCCTCCTTCTTGCCGTTGACGTAGGCCGAGAGGCTCGGCTTGGACACCAGGACGCCCTGCGTCCTCTCCCCCGCCCGCCGCCGCTGCCTCAGCCGCTCCAGGTAGCGCACCTCCGCGTCCTTCTCCGACTCGTCCTCGAAGCGCACGCGCGTGGGTGACTGGCCGTGACGGCGGCGGGGCCCGCAGACAGAGTCGCCACTCGACGAGTCGCTCAGGTTGCCGGACGCGGCGGCCGCGCCCTCCTTGCCCGCGAGAGGGGCCTTGCGCAGCGGCGCCGCAGCAGCCCTGGACAGCACCTCCCTgtgacagacaaacacaagcacCGGCAGAGGTTACAACAGGGCTCCTCGTCTCGTCCCACGGACACGGAGGGCTGGGTTAAGGCCGCGGAATTCTTCGCTCCGCTGCAGGCTGGCTCCTGCCTACCCAAGGCCTCTGCATTCCTCACATGCTCTTTTTCTGCTCGGGGGAAGGGACATAATTAGACAAGCAGACTTCTCCAAATCCTCAATTCCACTGCATCCCTGCTGTGGCAAGTGATCTGAAAGTAATTTTTGGCTCCTCGGGACAATTAAGTCAATAATCCaaacataaattacattgcattatatacagtaaatataaataaatttcatataatataaacaaataaaataactttgCAGTTTTGTCAGATATCACACAGACATTTAATAATCAAATGCAACAACAGGTATTTATATATCGATAGGAAATATTTTAACCATCAAGAAGAGATGtatatgattattttaaatgtctaaCAATACAGCTAGGTCTAATGAAATTATTCCCTTAAAAAATCTATATTCACATATAATACTAAACCATGAATGGATTCATAGCTAAAAGTACAGTTGAAGAGGTGGGTAGCTTTTCTATGACACTCCAGATAAATCACTTCACATTCATctaatgtataaatattacttaacatgaattttaattaattaatttacttaattGTAGTTTAGCCACTAGTACAACAATTTTGCAGACAAAGAACAGTGACTGTAGACAAAAAAAGGATGCAACGACTGTTCTGGTATATAGCATCAGACGAAGCAGCTCTGGAGATATGACTGTAATGAGGAACATGAAGCGGTTGTGTAAATACAGGGTTAAATGCGGAGGAAGCATGGTAGCGCTGAGGAAGCTCCTGCTAATATGCCtcagcccccacacacacccacactacacacacccacacccacacccacacatatatattacacaaaaaaagaacCTCATTGTGTTGTTGAATTCAATATGGGTATTTTAACTGACGTTACACATGTAATATATACTCACATTTTATATGTTACTAtataacaaacacaaagaaaattaCCACAAAGAAAAGCAGGTCATGTGCAGATTTTGAGAATGATAGTTCTTATCATAGCTAGGATGATTATTTAATTGTATTCAAATTCAGTTGGGTGGGGAACTCAAATATCCCTTTAGAATAACCATAATCTTCACTAAACTTCATCACATGAAGATACAGCTGGCTCAGGAGAATATCCTTTCTGCACTGCCCTGAATCTGCAAGAGGCACTAATCAAAGGCCGGAGATGATATTGTGATTGTGAACAACGCCGTTGCGTATTTGTTGCATAATTCCGGCTTGCTTGCATAATGCCCACCGCAGAAATAGAACGGGCATCATAGCCTCCAGAGCGGCCTCATTGTCTCCATTGGTCCCAATTGATTGGCTATGACCTAGCACAGTGAGGAACGGAAAACACACAAAGTCCTTGTATATTCAACAATAAGAATGTAATTCATTAATATAAACTTTTCTGCTCTTTACATCAATACCACCATTCCTATTACTAGAGTCATCTGTGCATTAAAATTTCTGCAATCAAAATAAAGGACCCAGGAACATTCAGAATATCAGAGTGACGGACGTCCAACATGATtcaattgaaatggaaatggtaACACCTGAATAGtaagacagaaaatgcacaaacacaaacatgcttcATATGTATGAGAGCACGCAGCACCTGTTGCAGATGAACGCTGccactaaagaaaaaaagagcccCCCCCAACAATGGAGCTACTGCTCTTCAGCTCCCTCTGCTCCTTTCCattgttaaaatacaaaatggctTTGAAGTAACCACTCGGAAACCCCCCAAACTGAGCCTGCGCCTGCTTCAGCCCGTCTTCACACCACGCGCAACAATGACCCTTTCACGGCACTTCAGCTCCGACCGAGTTGAACAAGCCCAACACGAAACAGctatcacacacacaagggaTTCACAAGCCCTGCACTCCTGCAGAAATGAGCTGAACAAGAGGCGACACAGACTGCTGAACTGAGATTGATGGAAGCAGCTGagaattttgttgttttcaatgGGGTTAGGGTTGGCGAGGGCGGGCCAGGTGTCGGGTGGCCCTAAGCTCTCTCAGTAAACAACAGATCGGCCCGGCGCTCAAACAGAGAGCCAGGCGGAGGGCAGCACAAACAGACGGTGCGGAGGTAACTTACGGGTTGTCCCTCTGGACGGGCAGGATGGTGTGGTCGGCTTTGAGAGGGTAGGACCGGGCCTTCATGCGCGCTCTCTCCAGTAGACGCTTGGCCTGCTCGTGTCGCGGACTCAGAGGCAGGTCCTCGCTGAACACAAAGGCCCTGCTGCCCAGaccgggggggagagagaggaagagaggcacACGTCAGCGTGTGTCCAGGATTAGGCAGAGCAGGCCGTCACCACTAATTAGGCTGACGgagctgagtgtgtgagtgtgtgtgtgtgtgtgtgtgtgtgtgtgtgtgcgtgtgcgcgtgtgcgcacaccagcatgcatgtgtgtatacgtgGTTCCGAAATGTTTTGTGCCTGTTAATGaatttttctgatgtttttattagttgttttttttcattccaaaatcctcatttcagttatttttaaaatttgtgttcATGTTCCTTCAAATTCCatagtgaaaacatttttttcacttttctaaaTCTACAATTCCTCAGCAGAGGTCAATTCCTCTTTCCCAGAATTGTTATTCCAAGCCTCTTTTCCAGTAAACCCTAGCGAATATTGTCACCATTGGTCACAACAGACAACTGAAAACGCTCCCCTTGGCCACATTAGTATACTGGTTGCACATTTGTACAATACAATGAAATGCTTCATTCAGACATTCACCGGAAGATGGAGTTGGTTTGGCAGTTTCAATGCTGAATATTATTAAGCCATCTTATGCAATGATACTGAGGAGGAGGGGCATGAGCAGTGAGTGACATAATCTTAATCTTGTGCTGATGAGCACTGGGTTAAGGAAGCAGCTGCTCTGCCCACAATGTCTTCTCTCACAGTTCTAATGTCTCAAATATGCAGAGCTGTGACActtcaacagcactgattgaGCAAAAAGCACTCATATCAATAACTACAGAGGGAAAAAGTGTGTATTGAATTTATAAATGACTGGCACAGGAAAGGATAATTCCAGGAAACTCCTTAGCGCTGGGGCTTGATGTGTATGGCAGGTATGACTTCAACAAGATGTGTCAGGGCTGGTAGCCATACCTTTGACTGTGTTCACTGTCTTGGAGAGATATCCCAGAATCCCAGTCACTGTCATTCAGGGAAGTCAAGCCTTTAGAGAAACCACCACAGCATTAGCTAcagcaatgctttttttccGTCACTCTTACTTTGAATAAGATGCAATTGAGAACATCATGGCTCATGCTATTATTTTCCATCTGCAGttgtacataaaataatatatacggtgaaaatgtgtgtagtagacttctggaaataaatgtgcCAATCGGGCTTGTATAGAAATGGTCTCCAAAGCACCACagattttaatgaatgcattatcTCCTCTGAGTAAAGTGCACGAGAAGCAGAACTCTTTGACCTCCAGATCCCCCAGCTTAAAATACCAGCAGAAGGCACCGTGGTCACTGTTACGTAACACCTGCAGGCAAAGAACATCTCAGCTTTTGAAGTGTTCGGTTGTATCAAAATGTTAGTAGGCTCACGTTCAGTTGTCCTCTTTTTCTATTAATAGCACAGTTTATTTATCACGTAGATCTCAGGGTATTGGGATGACTGGAACATCTGTTCACATGGGTGTTGGACCTACAGGCAGAGAGGAACTGCTGTTCAGGGGACCAAGGCCCAACTGGAAAGCATTCGCTGAACATCTGGCAGGCTGTTCTGGGTACCACAACTCTGCTTTTTGTTCTCTATTTCTGGCCATATTTTCATCCTTCAGTCTTGCTGCTTTGAATATCTGGATAGATGACCTCCAGTTTCATTCTATCTTTTTCTTCCGTCCCTGCATGCATTCATCTTCCCATCTTAAATTCGTGCCATCATCCTCACACCTTAAACTGTTCCCTTgaaattcttattttttaccACATAAGATCCTGTATGTTTAGGACATAAAGAGAAGCCTAGGCGCTGTGATGGTCGGGAACGTGATCAGGCTCATTCGGTGATATTTCCCCCAAAGAGGAAATCAGAGCCATTTTCCCTACACCTGTCTTAGAGATCAGACCCACTCTGCCACCTAACATCCCTTATATCACAGGATTTAGGAGATTATTGTTTAAACCCAGAGTCTCTAACCATTGTGGTAATCCTAATAGTTTTATACATCACAGCTGGGTTGGAGTGAATAGAGAGGAAGCACTCATCACTGTACCTCTGCCGTTGCACTCCGGTGTGTCCTGCTGCTCACTGCCCAGGCCCGGGGGGCCCTCTGGGTCTTTGCCCTTGGGTTTGCTGAGCATCTGCTTGAGGATGCCGCGGTTCATCTCCACCCTCTCggccagggagagggagctcCCGCTGCTGCACACGCTCTCCCAGCTGTCGGCCCTCCACAGCCCCCCCAGCGGGGCCACCAGCCCCGTCTCGCTCTGCACGCACCTGCGCAGGTGGCTCTCCAGGCTGTCCGACCTCTGCAGCTCCCTGCGCACCCCCTGCCCTCCCGCCAGCCAGGCTCTCTTCGGAATCCCTGTCGCCAGCATCATCCCGCTGGCCATCCTGTCACCCGCCACCGGGGCATCCCCATTCAGAGGCAGGGTCTCGGGCCGGGTCGCTTTCCAAAAGGACTTAGGGGGAACCCAGGGTTTGGAGGGTGGCTCCTCCTGAAGGATGGTGCTGCAGTCAGACAGGTTTTCCAGGCTGGCCCCTTCTCCCAGCTCGCGGGACAGGGCCGCCAGGCCTGTGATGGGGCCTAGCTCACACCCGTCGCCCCCCAACACCTCCACCTGCACCTCCTGCTCTCCCGACAGCGGGTGGTTTGACAGGTAAGAGTGCACCTGGACGTGGGGCTCCATCTCCTCATCACTGCTGCTGGACTGCCATTTCGCTGTG
The nucleotide sequence above comes from Megalops cyprinoides isolate fMegCyp1 chromosome 2, fMegCyp1.pri, whole genome shotgun sequence. Encoded proteins:
- the si:dkey-121a11.3 gene encoding uncharacterized protein KIAA1614 isoform X3; the protein is MEEVAVAEGSDPLPDVLERAELQLGRRPETTLHVTDEQQLRSPSPDPSLELSTPSSCSPGSPCAGGQPQQHCLPGSAVSALQSKVKALSERRAAGRERDDRGPAGQVPTQSPVVLVRGSGQATVIKRVSASVLASAVTAKWQSSSSDEEMEPHVQVHSYLSNHPLSGEQEVQVEVLGGDGCELGPITGLAALSRELGEGASLENLSDCSTILQEEPPSKPWVPPKSFWKATRPETLPLNGDAPVAGDRMASGMMLATGIPKRAWLAGGQGVRRELQRSDSLESHLRRCVQSETGLVAPLGGLWRADSWESVCSSGSSLSLAERVEMNRGILKQMLSKPKGKDPEGPPGLGSEQQDTPECNGRGLTSLNDSDWDSGISLQDSEHSQSRAFVFSEDLPLSPRHEQAKRLLERARMKARSYPLKADHTILPVQRDNPEVLSRAAAAPLRKAPLAGKEGAAAASGNLSDSSSGDSVCGPRRRHGQSPTRVRFEDESEKDAEVRYLERLRQRRRAGERTQGVLVSKPSLSAYVNGKKEGETGAAGTVGEAGRAPDGAPQWSKKTRRTQECSVANGGSHKATGQEAVSRKCNSCGTFLEGGNAPHLNSNANCQAPQTASADWESQGKLIPCWVTPAHPSRTVRTERIKETYIGEVVPAEDLDSSVAHCGLAGETENSSSGERASTLGKLKRKSRKGDGRQEVGLSPYARTVAGSGYHGVSSLQETSHCRPEPNGAELGSSQGGEVLPPNPYATEQSGHRPTSPPRDGTPAPPLVEPSSHRQIKDAPPGSSNPLPKKSALKSGSKNRPSGQRVVKLMPSPQYRLIHLDTLEDPCILEPSGGALEPPGDSDALRQCLEEQLCAVLSYNEDSPSLMKPCPPGLSTGICPAPCIRPSSLKYSAARAVDHAAGDPWDAASTEPAVGQYHQVNGELCHDPVSACSVPAPRCVGDGRIRGPLRAEHLREDSPEPGHGPESHKRVVFEGIDQREGRPKLSLRRFFSAIGLNSVGKQTQGRSSSMEQLSFSPKHGSASPSPTHRHCGQLKKAPSLQSLRMGSPFAQLRKASSVQSLQVPKRKGDRSSAYMPGEQPCSPAQRGLQRALSVEDVSSPSAVRSVGRVAQAFPDGTLLLELRRPPNGPFGFLISRGKGRPDSGVYVEEMGDRSTQKLYAGLLGIGDEILEVNGEKVAGLTLDQVTRLMTQDCTASIRVLRHRRALR